One region of Catenuloplanes indicus genomic DNA includes:
- a CDS encoding HD domain-containing protein yields the protein MSADDATVAFLAEAGHLKNLPRAGWLLAGIRQPESVAEHSYRVGIIAYVIATLEGANADRAATLGLFHDVPEARTGDVPSVGKQHVTLQDPNDVAAVQTAGLPPGLAARIRGLVAEFEAKETIEAVCAKDADKLECLLQARAYQAAGNTLVQPWIDTMLAAVKTETGRRLAEAAASQPVDAWWHKIVASYGRPGTD from the coding sequence ATGAGCGCCGACGACGCCACCGTGGCGTTCCTGGCCGAGGCCGGGCACCTGAAGAACCTGCCGCGGGCCGGCTGGCTGCTAGCCGGGATCCGGCAGCCGGAGTCCGTCGCCGAGCACTCCTACCGGGTCGGGATCATCGCCTACGTCATCGCGACGCTGGAGGGAGCGAACGCGGACCGGGCGGCCACGCTGGGCCTGTTCCACGACGTGCCAGAGGCCCGCACCGGGGATGTGCCGTCGGTCGGGAAGCAGCACGTCACACTCCAGGACCCCAACGACGTCGCCGCCGTCCAGACGGCAGGGCTGCCGCCTGGCCTCGCCGCGCGCATCCGCGGCCTGGTCGCCGAGTTCGAGGCGAAGGAAACCATCGAGGCGGTGTGCGCGAAGGACGCCGACAAGCTGGAGTGCCTGCTCCAGGCCCGTGCCTACCAGGCGGCCGGGAACACGCTCGTGCAGCCGTGGATCGACACCATGCTCGCCGCCGTCAAGACCGAGACCGGCCGGCGGCTGGCTGAGGCTGCCGCATCGCAGCCGGTGGACGCGTGGTGGCACAAGATCGTCGCCTCCTACGGCCGACCCGGAACGGATTAG
- a CDS encoding GntR family transcriptional regulator, whose amino-acid sequence MNSPTPPPKPKVDRERSAQIAAEIRAQIMDGNLPPGSQAPSIPTIAEQYDTGRSTAQNAYDLLKEEGYLEGRRGSGTFVRTTPHETIEPADYGRVPLAGEAYPWITRPATEGRPRSIDLRSVGEVPAPGQVAAAFGIQLGDPVICREQVFLLDGAPVEYDHIYFPVDLGRGTRLAEARRIKGGAPAVLAEMGRAPAAFDDLLATRGATMKELEVFGLSKAVPMLRTFRVVHDSDGAVISAEVIVKPGNRWQLRYRWKPETSA is encoded by the coding sequence GTGAACAGCCCCACTCCACCGCCCAAGCCCAAAGTCGACCGCGAGCGCAGCGCACAGATCGCCGCCGAGATCCGTGCACAGATCATGGACGGCAACCTGCCGCCCGGCTCGCAAGCACCATCCATCCCGACCATCGCCGAGCAGTACGACACTGGCCGGTCGACGGCCCAGAACGCCTACGACCTCCTCAAAGAGGAGGGCTACCTCGAAGGGCGCCGTGGCAGCGGCACCTTCGTCCGCACCACCCCGCACGAGACCATCGAGCCGGCCGACTACGGACGCGTCCCGCTTGCCGGCGAGGCATACCCGTGGATCACCCGGCCAGCCACCGAAGGCCGCCCCCGCTCGATCGACCTGCGCAGTGTCGGAGAGGTGCCCGCGCCCGGCCAGGTTGCGGCGGCGTTCGGCATCCAGCTCGGCGACCCGGTCATCTGCCGCGAGCAGGTCTTTCTCCTCGACGGTGCGCCCGTCGAATACGACCACATCTACTTCCCCGTCGACCTCGGCCGCGGCACTCGCCTCGCCGAGGCCCGGAGGATCAAGGGCGGGGCGCCGGCCGTACTTGCGGAGATGGGCCGAGCACCAGCAGCATTCGACGACCTGCTCGCCACCCGCGGAGCGACGATGAAGGAACTCGAGGTGTTCGGCCTGTCGAAGGCCGTACCGATGCTCCGGACGTTCCGGGTCGTTCACGACAGCGACGGCGCCGTCATCAGCGCCGAGGTGATCGTTAAGCCGGGCAATCGGTGGCAACTGCGCTATCGGTGGAAGCCGGAAACGAGCGCCTAG
- a CDS encoding GntR family transcriptional regulator, whose translation MTSEKWTSDSTIYLTPGQGDAWAKQAQATSRTGTQRILHAGPVPARADVAAALGVEPGTSVVLRRRLILADERPVEIADSYYPTAIADGTALATPGKIPGGAVTLLDQLGYHAAEIHEDVTARHPTAEETAILHLTPTAPVLVLTRLSLTADGTPFEYAAMTMSDGQHLRYQMQAA comes from the coding sequence ATGACCAGCGAAAAGTGGACCAGCGACTCCACCATCTACCTCACACCCGGACAGGGAGACGCCTGGGCCAAACAGGCGCAGGCCACGTCCCGCACCGGCACCCAACGCATCCTGCACGCCGGACCGGTTCCTGCACGCGCCGACGTCGCCGCCGCCCTTGGCGTCGAACCCGGCACGTCCGTCGTCCTCCGGCGGCGGCTCATCCTCGCCGACGAACGACCCGTCGAGATCGCCGACTCCTACTACCCCACCGCGATCGCCGACGGTACCGCCCTCGCTACACCCGGCAAGATCCCTGGCGGCGCCGTCACCCTGCTCGACCAGCTCGGCTACCACGCCGCCGAGATCCACGAAGACGTCACCGCACGTCACCCCACCGCAGAGGAGACCGCCATCCTGCACCTAACGCCCACCGCACCCGTCCTCGTCCTGACCCGGCTCAGCCTCACCGCCGACGGCACACCCTTCGAGTACGCGGCCATGACCATGTCTGACGGTCAGCACCTGCGCTACCAGATGCAGGCCGCGTGA
- a CDS encoding Pycsar system effector family protein, giving the protein MTAAVDLTGPVEAAHARVEQQLAKADTKAGIVSTSAVAAVAVFAAAAAATHGSVRAGLVTAAVGAFAALGATLSALWPRLGGDHGFVRWAGMAPDALAAELVESPPVDAAAVVGLSQTAWRKNRAIQAAIVLLFVAPLAGVVTAVAV; this is encoded by the coding sequence ATGACCGCCGCCGTCGACCTGACCGGCCCGGTCGAGGCCGCGCACGCCCGGGTCGAGCAGCAGCTGGCGAAGGCGGACACCAAGGCGGGGATCGTGTCCACGTCCGCGGTTGCCGCCGTCGCGGTGTTCGCCGCAGCCGCCGCTGCCACCCACGGCAGTGTCCGGGCCGGGCTCGTCACCGCCGCCGTGGGTGCGTTCGCCGCGCTCGGGGCGACGCTGTCCGCGCTGTGGCCGCGCCTCGGCGGGGACCACGGGTTCGTGCGGTGGGCGGGCATGGCCCCGGACGCGCTCGCGGCCGAGCTGGTCGAGTCGCCGCCGGTGGATGCCGCCGCGGTGGTGGGCCTGTCCCAGACGGCGTGGCGCAAGAACAGGGCGATCCAGGCCGCAATCGTGCTGCTGTTCGTGGCGCCGCTGGCCGGCGTGGTGACGGCGGTCGCGGTCTGA
- a CDS encoding Aca2/YdiL-like domain-containing protein — translation MTGAALHIHRRGLGLTGDQLAAIVAVTGRTIRAWEAGRDPIPAGAATEIERLRERTREAITALTVDLADHDGDPTIAVYRGDDEFWAAHPDAKPLPAAWHQMVAARVAEHVPTARIVWAGATGDQPVRRWPLTRLAEAAAAARQNRDAGAVKKMLPHLRLLALDERVQAETRINVLLSAARAIDPRIGRAASPADALDVLLVAADAR, via the coding sequence ATGACCGGCGCCGCCCTGCACATCCACCGCCGCGGGCTCGGCCTGACCGGCGACCAGCTCGCCGCGATCGTCGCGGTCACCGGCCGCACCATCCGAGCCTGGGAAGCAGGCCGCGACCCGATCCCCGCCGGCGCCGCAACCGAGATCGAGCGGCTGCGCGAGCGAACCCGGGAGGCGATCACCGCCCTGACCGTCGACCTCGCCGACCACGACGGCGACCCGACCATCGCCGTCTACCGCGGCGACGACGAGTTCTGGGCCGCCCACCCCGACGCCAAACCACTGCCGGCCGCCTGGCACCAAATGGTCGCCGCTCGCGTCGCCGAACACGTCCCGACCGCCCGGATCGTCTGGGCCGGCGCCACCGGCGATCAGCCGGTCCGGCGCTGGCCGCTGACCCGGCTCGCCGAGGCCGCCGCAGCCGCCAGGCAGAACCGGGACGCTGGCGCCGTGAAGAAGATGCTGCCGCACCTGCGGCTCCTCGCCCTCGACGAGCGCGTCCAGGCCGAGACCCGGATCAACGTGCTCCTCTCGGCCGCGCGCGCGATCGACCCGCGCATCGGTCGCGCCGCCAGCCCAGCCGACGCGCTGGACGTGCTCCTCGTCGCGGCCGACGCCCGATGA
- a CDS encoding helix-turn-helix domain-containing protein, whose translation MNEYLTPAEARTRIKVSKTFMSDLLTSGRLRSSKVGRLRRIAATDLEEYMKARIDRAA comes from the coding sequence TTGAACGAGTACCTCACGCCGGCCGAAGCCCGCACCCGGATCAAGGTCTCCAAAACCTTTATGAGCGACCTGCTCACCAGCGGCCGACTGCGGTCCTCAAAGGTCGGCAGGCTCCGGCGCATCGCCGCCACGGACTTGGAGGAGTACATGAAGGCCCGCATCGACCGCGCCGCCTGA
- a CDS encoding DNA primase family protein codes for MTDAARPRGADMFPDDPQLAAEWDRADAPEQPKRRGPAAAKLTFGPIKLADLVYPHMVGVFRWNAQLGWMHYTGAKWATGADPAALLCVVDTVKQYAHQLIDARPLGPTADDLKELAAMSSGAVHSHALKILRGMDDIFTPVEEFDRPPDPGQPWRLHCANGVTLVLRADGTMSRRQTSPDDRNTLVACDYLPDAEAPAVGAAFAAYQPDAEVRRYLMQMWMRGLSGLGAEKFMVNLGATGGNGKGTMQAILTGVAGSYSAELPVEVILKGNRAAREVYRSELALLRGARLVWCDEPEEGARYDTGVLKKLTGGNEVSGRGMGKEAVTFAGHWLFSMASNSRPSWSADGGMDRRYIEVPWDYQIPESQRREDFKEALRAEAPGMLNELLKHWLGTAQPPVPAVVAKQTAEGRNESSPAAGFVRDAIEERPEESVSGVNMYAAYSEWARQNGIRPVSSTKLGAELTRLGLEKEHTRSGKRYLGVSVVPEYVRI; via the coding sequence GTGACCGACGCCGCCCGGCCGCGCGGCGCCGACATGTTCCCCGACGACCCGCAACTCGCCGCGGAATGGGACCGCGCCGACGCCCCCGAACAGCCCAAGCGGCGCGGCCCGGCCGCCGCCAAGCTCACGTTCGGGCCGATCAAGCTCGCCGACCTCGTCTACCCGCACATGGTCGGCGTCTTCCGATGGAACGCGCAGCTCGGCTGGATGCACTACACCGGCGCGAAATGGGCGACCGGCGCCGACCCGGCGGCCCTGCTCTGCGTCGTCGACACCGTCAAGCAGTACGCGCACCAGCTCATCGACGCTCGGCCGCTCGGCCCGACCGCCGACGACCTGAAAGAGCTCGCCGCGATGTCGTCCGGCGCTGTGCACTCGCACGCCCTGAAGATCCTGCGCGGGATGGACGACATCTTCACCCCGGTGGAGGAGTTCGACCGGCCGCCCGATCCGGGCCAGCCGTGGCGGCTGCACTGCGCGAACGGCGTCACGCTCGTTCTGCGCGCCGATGGCACCATGAGCCGCCGGCAGACGTCGCCCGACGACCGGAACACCCTCGTTGCCTGCGACTACCTGCCGGATGCCGAAGCGCCCGCGGTCGGTGCGGCGTTCGCCGCCTACCAGCCCGACGCCGAGGTGCGCCGCTACCTGATGCAGATGTGGATGCGCGGACTGTCCGGGCTCGGCGCGGAGAAGTTCATGGTCAACCTCGGGGCGACCGGCGGGAACGGCAAAGGCACCATGCAGGCGATCCTGACCGGCGTTGCCGGCAGCTACTCGGCCGAACTCCCCGTCGAGGTCATCCTCAAGGGCAACCGTGCTGCCCGCGAGGTCTACCGGTCCGAGCTCGCGCTGCTGCGCGGCGCCCGCCTGGTGTGGTGCGACGAGCCCGAGGAAGGCGCCCGCTACGACACCGGCGTGCTGAAGAAGCTCACCGGCGGCAACGAGGTCTCCGGCCGCGGCATGGGCAAGGAGGCGGTGACGTTCGCCGGGCACTGGCTGTTCTCGATGGCGTCGAACAGCCGCCCGTCGTGGTCGGCGGACGGCGGCATGGACCGCCGCTACATCGAGGTCCCGTGGGACTACCAGATCCCCGAGAGTCAGCGCCGCGAGGACTTCAAGGAAGCCCTGCGCGCCGAGGCGCCCGGCATGTTGAACGAGCTGCTGAAGCACTGGCTCGGGACCGCGCAGCCGCCGGTGCCGGCCGTCGTGGCGAAGCAGACCGCGGAGGGCCGCAACGAGTCGTCGCCGGCGGCCGGGTTCGTTCGGGACGCGATCGAGGAGCGACCGGAGGAGTCCGTCTCCGGCGTGAACATGTACGCCGCGTATTCGGAGTGGGCGCGCCAGAACGGCATCCGGCCGGTGTCGTCGACCAAGCTCGGGGCCGAACTGACCCGCCTGGGCTTGGAGAAGGAGCACACGAGGAGCGGGAAGAGGTATCTGGGGGTGTCCGTCGTGCCCGAATACGTCCGCATTTAG